The Plectropomus leopardus isolate mb chromosome 22, YSFRI_Pleo_2.0, whole genome shotgun sequence genome includes a window with the following:
- the glt8d2 gene encoding glycosyltransferase 8 domain-containing protein 2 has translation MALLRKINRILLVLLVLMVCLLLHSTLLRASTRPKLSDHWKSLGGARVPAVRGSEVDNVIPIIICASEERIGASMATINSIYSNTDASVFFYIVTLRDAVKMTRQYIMRTKLKGIKYKILEFNPMVLKGKVKPDSSRPDLLHPLNFVRFYLPLLDINHKRVIYLDDDVIVQGDIKDLFNIKLKPGHAAAFSTDCDLPSTHEMVRSIGMQTTYMGFLDYRKKEVKDLGINPRECSFNPGVFVADISEWKKQKITKQLERWMEVNFRENIYSSAMAGGVATPPMLIVFYDKYTTLDPLWHVRHLGWSPDARYSESYLQEAHLLHWNGPFKPWNYPAVHIDLWERWFIPDPSKRFAIVRPESDT, from the exons ATGGCTCTCCTGAGAAAaa TTAACCGGATCCTcctggtgctgctggtgctgaTGGTGTGTCTCCTCCTGCACAGTACACTGCTCAGAGCCTCCACTCGGCCCAAACTCTCAG ATCACTGGAAGAGTCTCGGAGGTGCACGAGTTCCCGCAGTGAGAGGGTCAGAGGTGGATAATGTCATCCCCATCATCATATGTGCATCGGAGGAGCGTATCGGTGCATCCATGGCAACCATTAACAGCATCTACAGTAACACAGACGCCAGCGTGTTCTTCTATATCGTCACTCTTCGTGATGCAGTGAAGATGACGAG GCAGTACATAATGAGGACTAAATTGAAGGGGATCAAATATAAGATATTGGAGTTTAACCCCATGGTTCTAAAAGGAAAGGTGAAGCCAGATTCCTCTCGACCTGATCTTTTACATCCA CTCAACTTTGTGCGCTTTTACTTACCGCTGCTTGACATCAACCATAAGAGGGTGATATACTTAGACGATGATGTCATTGTACAAG GCGACATCAAGGACCTGTTTAATATCAAACTGAAGCCGGGTCACGCTGCTGCTTTCTCCACTGATTGCGACCTCCCCTCCACACATGAGATGGTGCGCAGCATTGGCATGCAG ACAACCTACATGGGCTTTCTGGACTACAGGAAAAAGGAAGTTAAAGACCTGGGCATCAACCCCAGAGAATGCTCCTTCAACCCTGGAGTGTTTGTGGCAGATATCAGTGAATGGAAGAAACAGAAGATCACCAAACAGCtggagagatggatggaggtGAACTTCAG GGAGAACATATACAGCAGTGCCATGGCAGGAGGCGTGGCGACTCCACCCATGTTAATAGTGTTTTATGACAAATACACAACACTGGACCCACTGTGGCACGTCAGACACCTGG GCTGGAGTCCGGACGCCCGCTACTCAGAAAGCTACCTACAAGAGGCGCACCTGCTGCACTGGAATGGCCCATTTAAACCATGGAATTACCCTGCTGTTCACATCGATCTGTGGGAGAGGTGGTTTATCCCAGACCCCTCCAAAAGGTTCGCCATTGTACGACCTGAGAGCGACACATGA